The Plasmodium berghei ANKA genome assembly, chromosome: 12 genome contains a region encoding:
- a CDS encoding Hsc70-interacting protein, putative: MDIEKIEDLKKFVASCEENPSILLKPELSFFKDFIESFGGKIKKDKMGYEKMKSEDSTEEKSDEEEEDEEEEEEEEEDDDPEKLELIKEEAVECPPLAPIIEGELSEEQIEEICKLKEEAVDLVENKKYEEALEKYNKIISFGNPSAMIYTKRASILLNLKRPKACIRDCTEALNLNVDSANAYKIRAKAYRYLGKWEFAHADMEQGQKIDYDENLWDMQKLIQEKYKKIYEKRRYKINKEEEKQRLKREKELKKKLAAKKKAEKMYKENNKRENYDSDSSDSSYSEPDFSGDFPGGMPGGMPGMPGGMGGMGGMPGMPGGFPGMPGGMPGGMPGGMGGMPGMPGGMPGGMGGMPGMPGGMPDLNSPEMKELFNNPQFFQMMQNMMSNPDLINKYASDPKYKNIFENLKNSDLGGMMGGKPKP, from the exons ATGGATATTGAAAAAA TTGAAGatcttaaaaaatttgtcGCAAGTTGTGAAGAAAACCCATCAATTCTGCTCAAACCAGAATTATCGTTTTTTAAGGATTTTATCGAAAGTTTTGgaggaaaaataaaaaaagataaaatgGGTTATGAGAAAATGAAAAGCGAAGATAGTACAGAAGAAAAATCAGATGAAGAGGAAGAAGATGAAGAGgaagaagaagaagaagaagaagatGATGATCCTGAAAAATTAGAATTAATTAAAGAAGAAGCTGTGGAATGTCCACCATTAGCTCCAATTATAGAAGGAGAATTATCAGAAGAACAAATTGAAGAAATTtgtaaattaaaagaagaaGCTGTAGATTTagttgaaaataaaaaatatgaagaagctttagaaaaatacaataaaataattagcTTTGGAAATCCATCTGCTATGATATATACTAAACGTGcttctattttattaaatttaaaaaggCCAAAAGCTTGTATACGAGATTGTACAGAAgctttaaatttaaatgttGATAGTGCtaatgcatataaaataagagCTAAAGCTTATAGATATTTAGGAAAATGGGAATTTGCTCATGCTGATATGGAACAAGGACAAAAAATCGACTATGATGAAAATCTTTGGGATATGCAAAAGTTAATacaagaaaaatataaaaaaatatatgaaaaaagacgatataaaattaataaagaagaagaaaaacAACGACTAAAAAGAGAgaaagaattaaaaaaaaaattagcagctaaaaaaaaagcagaaaaaatgtataaagaaaataataaaagagaAAACTATGATTCAGATTCATCTGACTCATCTTATAGTGAACCTGATTTTTCTGGTGATTTCCCAGGGGGTATGCCAGGAGGCATGCCCGGAATGCCTGGCGGAATGGGAGGTATGGGAGGAATGCCAGGAATGCCGGGTGGTTTTCCAGGAATGCCAGGTGGAATGCCAGGTGGAATGCCAGGTGGAATGGGAGGTATGCCAGGAATGCCGGGTGGAATGCCAGGTGGAATGGGAGGTATGCCAGGAATGCCGGGTGGAATGCCAGATTTGAATTCTCCTGAAATGAAAGAACTTTTTAACAATCctcaattttttcaaatgatGCAAAACATGATGAGCAATCCagatttaataaataaatacgCTAGCGAcccaaaatataaaaatatttttgaaaatttaaaaaa